The stretch of DNA GTCGGAGTCGGCCCCGAGGAACCACGGATCGATCGGGAGGCAGTGGCCGCCTACGCCGGGCCCCGGTTGCAGGATGTCGACACGCGGGTGCGCGTTGGCCATCTCGATCGCCTCCCGTGAATCGATCCCGTAGTCGTGTGCGATCCGGGCGATCTCGTTCGCCAGTGCGATCTCGACGTCGCGGGCGGTGTTCTGGATCAGTTTCACGAACTCCGCCGTCGTCGGGCCCTCGGTCGAGCGGATCGCACCGTCCACGAACGACTCGTAGAGCCTGACCGCCGCGGTCGCGGAGCGGGCGTCGACGCCGCCGACGATCCGGTCGTTCTCCCGGAGTTCGGCGATGACGTCTCCCGGGAGCACGGTCTCCGGACAGTGCGCCAGTCCGAAATCGCGCCCGGCTGCCAGTCCGGACTCCGACTCGATGACGGGCTTCAGGTGTCTCTCGGTGGTTCCCGGCGGGACGGTCGATTCGAGGATCACGGTGTCCCCCTCCCGGAGGACTGTACCGACTGTCCGCCCGGCGGCGGTGACGTAGTCGAGATTCGCCTCCCGTCGGTCCTCGTCGAACGGTGTCGGCACGCAGATCACGTGGTAGGCCGCGGCCGCGACATCGTCGACGATCCGCAACCGTCCCGACTCGACCGCCCGCGCGACGAAGGCCTCGAGTCCCGGTTCGTCGAGGCTGACGTCGCCGTCTCTGAGTTCCCGGGTCAGGACCGGATCCGTGTCGTAGCCGTACACGTCGTGGCCGTGCGTCGCCAGCATCGCGGCGGTCGGTAACCCGACGTATCCTAACCCGTGGACGCAGACCGAACTCATCGCGCGACCTCCCGGGACTTGGTTTCCAGCGGCAGCGACTGCAGGATCCGTTCGGCGGCGTCACCGTCTCCGAAGGGGTTCTCCCAGTCGTCGCCTCGCAACAGCATCTCCGTCGCGCTCGCGACGATCTGGCCGGGATCGCACGAACTGAGGCGGTTCGCTCCGACGTCGATAGTCTCGGGCCGTTCGGTGTTGTCCCGCATCGTCACGCACGGGGTGCCCAGGATACACGCTTCCTCCTGAACGCCCCCCGAATCTGTCAGGATCAACTCCGCTGTCGAAGCGAGCCGCAGGAAATCGAGGTACTCCAGCGGCTCTACCGCCCGTATCGGATCGGGGACCTCGATTCCGAACGTCTCGATTCGGTCGCGTGCGCGGGGGTGGACCGGATAGATCACGTCGGCGTCGTGTGCCTCGGCCGCCCGCTCGACGCCTGCCAGTAGGTCTCTGAACCGGGCCTCGTCGTCGACGTTTTCCTGTCTGTGCGCCGTCATCACGAAGAAGTCGCGGTTCTCGATTCGGAGGTCCGCGAGGACGGTGCTCTTCCGTCGGGCGATCTCCCTGTTCCGGAAGAGGGCGTCGACCACGGTGTTCCCGGTGACGGTGATTCGGCGTTCGGAGAGGCCCTCGTCCAGGAGGTACTTCTTGCTCTGCTCGGTCGGCGCGAACAGGTGGTCCGAGACGTGGTCGGCGATGACCCGGTTGGTCTCCTCCGGCATCGATCGGTCGAAACTCCGCAGGCCCGCTTCGACGTGGCCCAACTCCGCGTCCATCTTGCTGGCGGCGAGCGCGCCGGCCAGGACGCTGTTCGTATCGCCCTGGACCAGGACCACCTCCGGGGCAGTCTCCGCGAGCGCCCGCTCGACGCCGATCAGCATCTCGCCGGTCTGCTCGCCGTGCGACGACGAGCCAACGCCGAGGTCGTAGTCTGGCTCCGGCAGTTCGAGTTGGTCGAAGAAGACCGAATCGAGGCTGTCCGAGTAGTGCTGTCCGGTGTGGACGATCGAGTAGTCGACCTCCAGGCGGTGACACGCCTGAACGACCGGGGCGAGTTTGATGATCTCCGGTCTCGTTCCCAAGACGAACGTGACGTCGGTCATTGTGAACCCTCCTCCGCCGACGCGGCCGTGGTTCCGCCGTCCTGGTATACCTCGAGGCCAGAGGACACGTGTGGAAGGTCCTCGGTTGTCTCGTCCGCGACCTCCCGTCTCGAGTAGTCGACCTTCCGGACGAGCCCCTCGTTTTCCGAGACGTCGAACCACAGTCCGAGCACGATCAGTAGCCCGCCGAGCGTGCCGACGGCGACCGACACCATCCCGCCGAGGAACGAGTCCACCGCGGGCGAAGACAGCGCGTGCAGTCCACCGGCGACGCCGGCGAGCGTCACGACCGCGCCGAGCACGTAACAGGCGATCAGCGGGTGGAACATCCGGAGGACGTACGATCGGGTGAGTCGCTCGACGAAGTTCCGGCCCAGGAGGAAAGAGACCCGCGGGATGAACGTCCAGTAGTTGATGCCGCTTTGCTCGTCCGCGTAGACGGCCGGGTGTGAGACGTCTGCGATCGGTTCCCTGTTGACGTTGAGCGCGAAGAGCACGTGGTTCAGGAACCCGTACCGATCGTAGAGACGTTCGAAGCCGATGGTCCGCAACCCCTCGTTCGATATCGCCGTGAAACCGTTCTGTGGATCGGACAGCTCCCAGTAGCCGCTGGCGATTCGCGTCAAGAGGGTGAGCGAGACGTTTCCGAAGAGCCGCCAGTTCGACATCGAGGCGTAGTCCTCGCGCGAGGACAGCCGGTTTCCCTTCGAGTAGGTGACGTCACCGCTCGTGACGGGCGCGAGGATTCGATCGAGGTGGGCCGGGTCCATCTGGCCGTCCCCGTCCATCACGGCAGCCACGTCTATCCCGTCTTCGAGCGCGCACGCGTAGCCAGTCTTCACGGCCGCCCCCGCGCCCCGGTTGCGCTCGTGTTGTACGGTGACGACGCGCGCTGCAGCATCCCTCTCATCACCGCCGACGGCGCTGGGCCCGGCCTCGGAGTTGATACGGCGGGCCGACTCTCGTACTTCCTCCCAGGTGCTGTCGGTCGAGGCGTCGTCGACGGCGTAAATACGGTCGACGTACGTGGGCATCGTCTCGAGTACGTCACCCACCTGACCGGCTTCGTTGTACGCGGGGACGACGACGCCGATAGTCTGTCCGTCGTACATCGTCAACTCGCGACCTCGTTCGGCGTCGCGAGTCTCCCCGACGTCCAGTTCGCGAAGCGGGGTCGGTACGGGCGAACGGTCTCGGTACTGAATCGGTGCATATAGGATCCTCCATAGGTTCCCGACGCGCGCGGTTCGATCACCGCCAACACGGCGGGGCGTATCCGTACAACCGCTCTATGTGGGTTTTGTTATACACTGCCTCAGTGACCGCCCGGGGACGGAGTCGCACGTCGGCTCCGGTGGTCGGAGTTATCGAACCGAGAGACCACTGACACGATATTCGGCGGTTTCAGGCGCATTAGCCGATCGATCTTCGGTTAACAGGACACTTACTCAGCGGATCGAAAGCCTCGGCCAGCGGGTCCTCACACCCTTACAGATTCACGTATTGGTCTTCCCACTCTCGCCGGGACCTGAGGCTTTCGGTCCCCTTCTCCGTGATCTCGTACACGTTCGTCCGACGGTCGCTCTGTCCCTTTTCGACGTATCCCTTGTTCACGAGCGTATCCAGGTTCGGGTACAATCGCCCGTGCGTGATCTCGCCGATCACCTCCTGCAGTTCCGTTTTGATCTCCTGACCCGATGGACTGGACAGTCCCACGATCACGTAGAGCAGGTCCCGTTGAAAACTGGTGAGCTCGAAAAGCGGTTCGGACATATTCCTGTGCTCCGCCCGTGAGTGTTTTGTTATACGGAACTAAACGCCCGACCGGTAGTACATATCCAGCCCTTTGTGATCGACGTCGCAGAACAGACGCTCCCACGGTTAAAAACAGTGGTCGGCGGAGACATTCGGACGCCGGTTGTCTATCTATTAGCTACGTATTTACCGGCGTCCGGTCCGTACAGCTGCTCTCGTCTCTAACGACGGGGAGACGATACCAACGACATCGATTCTGACAGCGGCCGGTCGGCAACGACGTTGATATCGGCAGCCGCCGGTCTGGAGGGAGACAACCTCCCGAACCGACGGCGATGCCAGGATCGTCGCGTCACATAGAGATCCGAGGAAGTCGTCTCGACGGCCGCGAGATCGGAGTAGTCTAATACTAACTAACCCCAGGTGACTAGTCAGACCGAGTATGTGGCCTTGGGAACACGCACTCTTCGCATACGTGTGTTACTCGCTGTATCTCAGGGGACGCTATCGATCCCGACCCGCCGATTGGCCGGTCGTCGCGCTCGCGGTGGGATCCGCCTTTCCGGATCTGGTCGACAAGCCGCTCGCGTGGCAGTTCGGGTTTTTCGAGAGCGGATACGCGGTCGCACATTCGGTGTTCGTGGCCGTTCCGGCTTCTCTCGTCCTCGTCGCGGTCGCGAGACGATACCGACGTGAACGGATCGGAATCGCCTTCGCCACCGGCCATCTGCTCCATCTGGTCGGCGACGTGCTCCCCGCGTCGCTCTCGTCTCAAACGCTGTATCTCACGCCGGTCCTGTGGCCGATCGCTCCCAGCCGAGTTATCGTCGATCGGGGATCGTTCGCCGACGGCGTCCGAAGCCTCCTGACCGAGTACGTCGCACAACTACTCACCCTGGACCTCACGGCGGTGATCGCGTTGCAGATCGGATCCGTCATCGTCGGACTGGTACTGTGGTTCGCCGACGGATTGCCCGGGCTGATGCTCGTGCGCTCCACGGTCGGGCGGACGATGAAATACAGGCGGAGTGACTAAACGAAACCGTTGAATCGGTGTGTGGACTCATTCTCAAACGACGGGTGGGACGTCGGCGTCGAGTCACGGATGCACCAGACTGAGGAGCACCGAATATCGGGCACCTGGACCGATCGCGGGCTCGGTCCCGCCCGTCGCTGAAGTGTTCCGATGTTAGCGAAACCCAGGAGATCCGGGCTTGACCCATCGCCATCGAACTGAATCCACGAGGATTAGATATAAAAAAAAAATAACGATAGGGACGAATTAACAAATTGACCCATCTTCCAAGGGACGCATATGCCACCGATCATCTCGGTCATCATTCCCACCTACTATCGGAACGAGCTTCTTTCAAGAGCGATCGAGAGCGTCCTCAGACAGGACTATGACCCCGTCGAGCTGATCGTCGTCGACGACTCAGGAGAGGGGAACGCCGATCCCGTCTTACAAAGATATGACGGAGTGAAGCGAATCACTCGCGATCAACCCGGTCACTGGAATGCGGCACTAACTACTGGAATAGAGGCCTCGACGGGTGAATACATCCAATTCCTCGATGATGACGACGAGCTCCTTGAGGGGAAGCTTACGAAGACCGCTGAAATACTGCAAGAGAATCCGGACGTGGGTGTCTCATACTGCGGCGTCATCAGGGGCGACGAACGACACTACCCGAAGCCGAGTGTCCGCGGCGACTTTCTCGAGGAAGCCCTGGCTTTCCAAACGTTCCCACTGTGGACGGGATCGATGCTGATGAGGCGGGACGTGTTGATCGATTGCTTGCCGCTCGCGGGGATGGGCGAAGACGACGATCTGGATATCATACTGGGGGACACGGACCTGAAGATCGAACTGGCTCGGCGGACTAAAGCCGACTACGTGGACGAGTGTCTCGCCTTTTATCGTCAGGAGACGAATAGTCTATGGACCGGACCCAACCGATTCGAGATTGTGAAAAAGACAACCCAACACCAACGAGAACTTTACGATCGGTATCCAGAAATCCGACGGAATCTCCTCTCCTCTTGGCATCAAAAGCAAGCGGTCTACTGGCTCGAAAAGAGATTCTGGTCTCCGAAGGCCATTTCCCACTTCCTCAGGGGCGCCTACTACGCCAATGGGCTTACGAACCGGGCAAAATGCGGGGCTGGAGCTGCGGCGTCGATCCTGGGTCGTCCGGGCTGGAACGCCGCCGAAAAAGTTCGAAATTCACTCCATCACGGTTGACACTCCGGGCTGTGACGGTGATAGGACCGTATTAACAAACTCCGTTCGAGGATACTTAAACAACGATGCCCGAAGATCTAGGATTTCGAGAAAAGCTTAACGCGCTCTATCTGATTGCGTCGTTCAAGCCTCGTTTCACCACCGCTATCGTCGGGTTCGGTGTCCTGACCGCGCTGCTTGAGGGAGTCGGTGTGACGCTAATCGTCCCGCTGATCGAAGTCGCCCAGTCATCGGGAGCGGCGCCCGACGGCGGGATCGCCGGGGCCTTCGCCAGCATCTACGAGTTTCTCGGACTGCCGTTTACGGTCGGGTCAATCGTCCTCGGAGTCGGGCTTGTACTGACGGTTCGCTACGCCTTCACGTTCCTGACGGAGTGGGCACGCGTGCACCTACGGATGAATTACGTTTGTGACCTCCAGTCTCGTGGCTTCGACAACACCTTGGAAGCGCGTATCGCTTACTTCGACCGCGAGGGTTCCGACGACATCCTCAACGCGATCGTCACACAGGCACAGCACGCCGGTGAAGCGATCGAGGCGTTTGTCCGGATGTTCCAGCGGAGTATGCTCATCGTGATGTACCTCGGTATCGCGCTGTACCTCGCTCCGAGGCTCACGGTTGTGTCGGTGGGGCTCGTCGGCATCCTGACCTTCGGGCTCCGCAACACGATCGAATCGGGGTATACAATCGGAGACCGCGTCGCCGACGCCAACGAAAAAATCCAGCGTGCGGTCCAGGCCGGGACGCAGGGGATTCGTGAGGTGAAGACGCTGCGGTACGGCTCAAAACTCCGCAACGACTTCGGCGACGCGATGGGACAGTTCGTCGACGCCTCGATCCGGGTCAAACGGAACGAGGCCCTGATCGGCAACGCGTACAACCTCTCCATCGCACTGCTGATATTCGGGCTGATCTACGCGGCGTTCGTATTTACGAGTATGTCGTTCGGCGTGCTCGGGGCCTTCCTGTTCGTGATGTTCAAACTCGGACCCGTAGTGAGCGGTACGAACAAGCGGTTCTACCAGTTGGAGGGGATGTTGCCCCACCTCATCCGGACCGAGGAATTCATCGATACGCTGCAACGTCATCCGGAGATCGAAGGTGGCGAGGAGCCGGTTCCGGAGGACCCCTCCCCGGTTACCTTCGAGAACGTCTCCTTCTCGTACGACGGGACCGAAGAGGTGCTCTCGGACGTTTCGTTCCGGATGGACGAGGGTGAGTTCGTCGCCTTCGTCGGCGAGTCCGGGGCCGGTAAATCGACCATCGCGTCGCTTCTCGCGAGACTGTACACGCCGGATTCGGGACAGATCACGGCGGCGGGACGACCGGTGAACGAGTACGATATCGACGACTGGCGCTCGCGGGTCGCATACGTGCGACAGAATCCGTTCATCTTCAACACGACCCTCGAAGAGAACCTCCGTATCGCGAACCAAGATGCCAGCCCCCAGGAACTGGAGCGCGTCTGTGAGATCGCACAGGTCTCAGAGTTCGTCGACGACCTTCCGAACGGATACGGGACCGAACTCGGAGACGATGGTGTCCGTCTCTCCGGGGGACAACGCCAGCGGGTCGCCCTCGCCCGCGCCTTGCTGGAAGACGCGGACGTTTTGGTCCTCGACGAGGCTACGAGCGACCTAGACACGAACATCGAATCCCGAGTTCAGGCCGGCATCGAGTCGATGGACCGTGAATTTATGATTCTCGCCATCGCGCACCGTCTCTCGACCATTAGCGACGCCGACCGGATTTATACTGTCAAAGACGGAACGATCGTCGAGCGGGGCGAACACGAGTCGTTGCTCGAAGACGACGGCCAGTACGCGGAACTGTACTCCGCGCAGTGAGGTGGCGGTCGTTCCTTCTGGCCGCGAACTCCTGCCAGTGGGTATCTGTGCCGATCGCCGGATGCACGCGTCACGATAGCCGGGACATTCCGACGTCCGACGATTCAACGAGCTGTCCCACGGGGTGGGGTCGACCTCCGGAGTTGTACGAATCCTAACCTGTTTTTTGTCGTGATTACCTTTGTCTGGTGGTTGCGATATCGAGTCATACGGGTGAGACCGCAGTATGAGCAGACCGCCTAGAGGACTGACGAGATCGCTACCCGATTCGACCGGGGGACGACCGTGAAAGACCGCCTCCGTAGTCTCCTGGAATCAGCCATTCCGAGCGGATCGATAGTGGATCGCAGCATCCAGAGCGGGCTGTGGGCCGGCGGAATCAAGTTTTCCAGTCGATTCCTGCAGATTCTGATGTTGATAATCCTCGCGCGACTGCTCGTGCCCAGGCAGTTCGGACTCGTCGGTATCGCGTTGATCTCGTTGAGCGCGACGCGAAACTTCTCGAAGATCGGTCTGAAGTCGGCGCTCGTCCAGCGACGCGACGAGAACGTCGACAAGTATCTCGATACGGCCTGGTGTCTCGAGGCGCTCCGAGGTGCGGTGATCTTCGGGGTGCTATTCGCGTTGGCTCCCACCATCGCAGGCGTCTTCGACGAACCGTCTGCGACGCCGTTGATCCGAGTCATCGGGCTCGGTCCACTCCTGTTCGGCCTCCGGAACCCGGGCATCATCTACTTTCGGAAGGATCTCGAGTTCCACAAGGAGTTTGTCTACAAAGTCAGCGGCGGGTTCGTCCAGTTTTTCGTCGGCGTCGGCTACGCGCTCGTCTCGCCGACCGTCTGGGCGCTCGTGTTCGCGTACGTCTCGGCGGACGTGTTCCGCTTCGGACTCTCGTACTTCATCCACGACTACCGCCCCCGGCCTTCGTTCGACAGCTCGATCGCGAAGGAACTGATCGACTACGGGAAGTGGATCACGGCGTCTTCGGTCCTCTATTTCCTGTACCGGGAGGGCGACGACGCCTTCGTCGGGTGGTTCATTTCAGCCACCGCGCTCGGGTTCTACCAGTACGCGTACCGAATCGCCGACACGCCGTCGTCCGAGGTCTCCGAAGTGATCGCCAGTGTCAGTTTCCCGGCGTTCTCGAAACTCCAGGACAAACCGGCTGAACTCCGTCAGACGCTTCTCGCAACGACGCGCGTCACGGGTTTCGTCACGATTCCGATGTCGCTCGGCATCGCGATTGTCGCTCCGAGCTTCGTCCCGGTCGTCCTCGGATCGGAGTGGACGCGGATGATCCGACCGATGCAGTTGCTGGCGCTGTACGGATTGTTTCACTCGATCACGCGGAACTTCGGTTCTATCTTCAAGGCGCTTGACCGCCCCGATATACTGGCGAAGCTTGCTGCCCTCAGAGTCGCTTGTATCGCCGTGCTGATCTGGCCGGCGGCTGACCTGTTCGGCATTGAAGGCGTCGCGCTCGTCGTCGTCGGCGTGTACGCCTTCCCGATGCTCCCGCTCGACGTGTTCGTGGTATCAAGGCTCACGCAAACGGCGCCGATGGCGCTCGTCAAGGAGTGGTTCTATCCGGCCATCGCTGCTGGCATTATGCTCGGTATCCTCTGGCAGCTCCGCAGGATGTTAGAGGTGGGGCCACTGGTAGAACTCGTCGTCTTGATCCCGTCAGGTATCGTCGTCTACACCGTTAATTGCCTCCTCTTCGCGCGGTACTTGTCGTGGCGGATCGAAGACGATATTCGGTCCATCGGCCGCAGCCTTGGATGAACGGCCCACACCGGTTGCGACGCTTATCGTATTTTCTACCTTACCCCTGGAGTGCACGGTCGAATTCGTTCTGCACCGGAACGTCCCAGAACCCCCTCTGATACAGATAGAGGAGCAGCAATGTCCTCGGCCTTATTGTATAGAATGACATCGATTCGAACTCCTCTTTACTGATAATTCCATATCTAGGGTCCTGTTCGTACCAATCGATATCACGTTGATCGTAGTACGTCTTGCGTATGTAATCCATCAGTGAGTCAGGGAGACTGTGGATTAGTCGGGTCGCCGAACTCCAGGTCCTCTCTCGAAATGATTCTCCAGTACCACGGGGATCAAACTCCTCACTTTCACCGACTATGCGAACGTGTAGCTCGTCGACGTAGTTCTCAAGGATGCGTCGTTCAATCTTGTCCTGATACCTGGTTCGCTCGTAAAACGAACACAATCGGCGATCGAGTAACGGATACCACATATCGAAACCCAGATATTCGTACTCGCGCCGAGCGAGAATGTACTTCGGCAACCGTTCCCGCCAATACCACTGTTCGTATCCTCGAACAGCGTCCATCGTCGACTCGAAGTTTCCGTGTTCATACAGGGCTCCCGGGACTCTATCCAGAATTCGACCCTCGAACAGTCTTCGAAAGTCAGTGTCTCCCTGTGCGATCCAGTTGGCGTAGTGGCGGTTCCACATCAGATCTAGAAACTGGCCCCGGCTGATCCCATCCTGTTCCCTAATTTGGCCGGAAAGGGACTCACCAGCGCTCATCAGTTGGTGGCCCAGTACGTGAACGACGTCTTCGACTTCTACTCCAGCCTCCTCGAGTTTTCGACGGAGTACGAACTTGTATAAGTGTGGATATTCTGATAAAAATCCCACATCGTGGATAAGGCTACTCTGATCTGCCGTCTGTAGCTGCTGGAAGTCCGACTTTTCACTCGTAATCTCGATGTGCTCGAAATTTAGTTTTTCAGCGATTGATTCAGCGATTCGCATCTTCTCCCGGCTTCCTGAAGCAGTCAGTGTCGTGTATGTCACTGTGTCATCGTACCCCAGACGGCGGAGCATCAACGCCATGAGGCGCGAATCGTATCCGCTGGAGAGTCCTAATAGTATCGTACGTCCGTCGGCGTACCGGATCAACCGCTTAAACACTTCTACGAGTCTTTCCTCGAAGGTCTCTGCACTGGCTGGTTCGACGTTTCTACCGGGGTCATAGCAGTAGTACTGCTCTTTATTGATGGAAGATTCCGCATTGCCTTCCCGAAATATAACCAACTCCCCGGCCTGAATCTGCTTGACGTCGTTACTTAGCGTGTCGCTCCCGGTTACATAACACGTAAATATGTATTCGTCCGTGGCTGTCGGATCGTAGCCGTTTTGACCTCCTGACTTATGCACCCATTCCGACGAATCACTGACGTACACCTCGTCGGTGTTTGCGTAGTAAAGGGGCCAACTTCTGACGTGATCGACGGCGGCGTAGACCGTGTCGCCCTCACGGTGTATTACGGAGAAGAAGCCATTAGCTCGGGATAGTATTGACAGTAAACCGGCTTTTCCATCCGCGTCAGATATCCTAGCAGCAAATTCCTCCCGTGATACGTGTTCCCCGTCAATGAACGCGTTTCCGCTGACCAGCGTCTCCCCGGACTTCGACCAATGGTCATCGGATCGAATATGTATCTCCATACTGCCCGGACTTGCTCACAGAACATTGTTACCAGATTCCTAATCTGAACAGATAGTACATTCACTCAGTTCCACGTGAACCTGTTCCCTTCGTTCGGAGGTACTTCGCTCCGCACGCCTCAATGCGGGTTCGATAGGACCTTGACATACGGCCGTTTCACGGGTCTTCGTTACTTTTCCGGAGCGATCGTTGGCCGAGCGAGCGCTGTTCACTCTAAGTAGCCCAGGTCTTCGAGTTGGGACTCGATACCGCGTGAGAGGGTTTCCGGCTCCGCCTTGGCTCCGTCGCCCCGTTCGGCGAGTCTCGCCACTCGACTCTCCATCGCCTCTGCGAACTGGTTCCGCAGGTCCCCTTCGTTCTTGGAGAGCTGACTTCCGTCAGGACCGAACAGGTACTCCCTGCCGTCCTCGGCCCTGACGTATCGGTGCGTGCCGTCGGAGAGGACCCGCCACCGTGTGGTCGGTTCGCTGGTCCGCCCGGTGTGCGGCACGTAATCCTCGACGAAAGCGCCTTCGTCGCCACACAGCGCCGCCGTCGGCGACAGTTCGGGGTCCGAGGCGAGATCGAAGATCCCAGTCAGCTCCGCGGGGTGTGACACCCGTTTCGGGTCGTCTTGTCCGGGTCGTTTGACGACCAGTGGAACATCTGTGTTGACGCTCCGGGTCGAGTGCGGTGGCGTTCCGTTGCGGTCGTGCTCCCCGAGGTTCTTCCCGTGGTCGGCGACGATCACCACAAGCGAGTCGTCGTACCGCCCGGTCTCTTTCAGTACCGATAGCAACTGGCCGAGCTTTCGGTCCTGGTATCGGAGGCTCGCGTCGTAGAATTCCAGGACCCGTTCGCGTTGCTCCGGTGCTAGGTCGCTTCGACCGAGGACGTACGCGAGAAGTCTCGTGTTCAACAGCCGTGGCTCGATCGGCCCTGGAGGCGAGAGGTCCAGCGCCTCGAAGGCGTCTCTCGGCGGGAAGTACGGGCTGTGTGCCTCCATCAGGTTCAGGAACGTGAACGTCGGCGGGCCATCGCGGGCGGTCGCTCGCAGCCATCTGGTCGCCCGTTCGACCAGATTCGCCGTGAACATACGTCGCTTCAACAGGAAAACCGGCTGGCGAGCGGCCTGTGCGAGCAGCCCGTGTGCCGCCGAGTACAGTCGATCCCGCGTCGTCGAGATGTCGGTGTCGCCGTCGACGCCGATCTCGAGGTCCCACTCGACGTACTCGTCGAACCCCCTGTCGATTCCGGACAGCGAGCCGACCCACGGGTTGTTCGAGAACCCGGCGGTCCGATATCCGTCGGCCGAGAGTCGTTCGGTGAGCGTATCGATCGATTCGGGGAGACGCAACGACTGGTCGGAGAAGCCGTTCGTGACGCCGTGCTCGCTGGGAAATACCCCGGTAAACATCGAGCAGTGCGACGGTAAGGTCCAGGGAGCCGGCGTGTAGGCGTCTTCGAACAGGGTCGCCTCCTCGGCGAGTTGGTCGAGGTTCGGGGTCGTCGTTCGGTCGTGGCCGTACGCCGAGACACGGTCCCGGCGAACCGAGTCGAGAACGACGAACAGGATATCTGGATCAGCCATACGAGGGTGGAACAGCCGTATCGGCTTCGTTATGGACTAATTGACGCGATTACTCCCGGCTAGACCGCGTGAGAATTCGCGTTACGTGTTGCCAATCTTCGGCAGCGTCGGCGATGGAGAAGCGATTCCGAACGCCGCGGGCGTTCGCACCGAGCCGTGCCCGTCGCTCCGGATTCGCAAGTAGTTCTTCGATGGCCGTCGCGAAGCCCTCGATCGTCGCCGGGTCGACCACCCGGCCGTTCCAGTCGTCGACGAGGAGGTCTGAGACGTTTCCGACGGCGGGCGCTACCGGAACGGTTCCGCTCGCCATCGCCTCGATCAGTGTCAACGGCAGTGCATCGCGTTCCGACGTCAGTGCGAATACCGACGCGTCGGCATACCACGGGGCCGGGTCGTCGACCCAGCCCGGCGTGTCGATCACGTTTTCGAGCCCGTAGTGTGCGATCCGTTTCGTCACGTCGGCCGAGAGCGGACCGTCTCCGACGATGACCGCCCGTACCGAGGGATACCGTTCGGCGACCACCGCGATCACGTCGACGAACAGCACCGGACGCTTTTCGGCGGTTAGCCGACCAACCCACAGCAGGTCGTAGGGCCGCTCGGCGTCTTCCCCTCCAGGAAACCGATCGGCGTTGATCGGATTCGCCAGAATCGCTGTCCGGTCCCAGGGGACGCCGACGAAGCGGTGGAGCCGTCGTCTGTGTGTGGGTCCGGGAACCGTCACCGCATCGAACCGACGGATGAGCCACCGGACCGGGCGACCGTACCACGCCCGGGCGTGGACGTCGATGTCGTAGCCGATGATTCCGAGATGAGCCGGAATCCCATTCCATCGAGCGGCGAGGAGTCCGAGGCAACCGTGGGGGAACAGTGATACAGACACGACGGCGTCGTAGTCTCCTCTGATCGACTCGACTGCTGTGAGCAGGGATAACAGGAAGATGTCCAGTAGACGGACGCCCGTCGAGGGGGGTGAGAGCTGGTTGATCCCGGTTACGTTCGGATGGGGTTGGGTGCAGAGGAGCGTCGTCGTGCCGACGACGTC from Halobellus litoreus encodes:
- a CDS encoding glycosyltransferase family 4 protein; this encodes MATTDGVYQSDRWQNDTVPRAGSERTDSDVGGDIERVLAVYGPTNIEKIERHIEPLADVVGTTTLLCTQPHPNVTGINQLSPPSTGVRLLDIFLLSLLTAVESIRGDYDAVVSVSLFPHGCLGLLAARWNGIPAHLGIIGYDIDVHARAWYGRPVRWLIRRFDAVTVPGPTHRRRLHRFVGVPWDRTAILANPINADRFPGGEDAERPYDLLWVGRLTAEKRPVLFVDVIAVVAERYPSVRAVIVGDGPLSADVTKRIAHYGLENVIDTPGWVDDPAPWYADASVFALTSERDALPLTLIEAMASGTVPVAPAVGNVSDLLVDDWNGRVVDPATIEGFATAIEELLANPERRARLGANARGVRNRFSIADAAEDWQHVTRILTRSSRE
- a CDS encoding ABC transporter ATP-binding protein, translating into MPEDLGFREKLNALYLIASFKPRFTTAIVGFGVLTALLEGVGVTLIVPLIEVAQSSGAAPDGGIAGAFASIYEFLGLPFTVGSIVLGVGLVLTVRYAFTFLTEWARVHLRMNYVCDLQSRGFDNTLEARIAYFDREGSDDILNAIVTQAQHAGEAIEAFVRMFQRSMLIVMYLGIALYLAPRLTVVSVGLVGILTFGLRNTIESGYTIGDRVADANEKIQRAVQAGTQGIREVKTLRYGSKLRNDFGDAMGQFVDASIRVKRNEALIGNAYNLSIALLIFGLIYAAFVFTSMSFGVLGAFLFVMFKLGPVVSGTNKRFYQLEGMLPHLIRTEEFIDTLQRHPEIEGGEEPVPEDPSPVTFENVSFSYDGTEEVLSDVSFRMDEGEFVAFVGESGAGKSTIASLLARLYTPDSGQITAAGRPVNEYDIDDWRSRVAYVRQNPFIFNTTLEENLRIANQDASPQELERVCEIAQVSEFVDDLPNGYGTELGDDGVRLSGGQRQRVALARALLEDADVLVLDEATSDLDTNIESRVQAGIESMDREFMILAIAHRLSTISDADRIYTVKDGTIVERGEHESLLEDDGQYAELYSAQ
- a CDS encoding sulfatase; translated protein: MADPDILFVVLDSVRRDRVSAYGHDRTTTPNLDQLAEEATLFEDAYTPAPWTLPSHCSMFTGVFPSEHGVTNGFSDQSLRLPESIDTLTERLSADGYRTAGFSNNPWVGSLSGIDRGFDEYVEWDLEIGVDGDTDISTTRDRLYSAAHGLLAQAARQPVFLLKRRMFTANLVERATRWLRATARDGPPTFTFLNLMEAHSPYFPPRDAFEALDLSPPGPIEPRLLNTRLLAYVLGRSDLAPEQRERVLEFYDASLRYQDRKLGQLLSVLKETGRYDDSLVVIVADHGKNLGEHDRNGTPPHSTRSVNTDVPLVVKRPGQDDPKRVSHPAELTGIFDLASDPELSPTAALCGDEGAFVEDYVPHTGRTSEPTTRWRVLSDGTHRYVRAEDGREYLFGPDGSQLSKNEGDLRNQFAEAMESRVARLAERGDGAKAEPETLSRGIESQLEDLGYLE
- a CDS encoding lipopolysaccharide biosynthesis protein, producing MDRSIQSGLWAGGIKFSSRFLQILMLIILARLLVPRQFGLVGIALISLSATRNFSKIGLKSALVQRRDENVDKYLDTAWCLEALRGAVIFGVLFALAPTIAGVFDEPSATPLIRVIGLGPLLFGLRNPGIIYFRKDLEFHKEFVYKVSGGFVQFFVGVGYALVSPTVWALVFAYVSADVFRFGLSYFIHDYRPRPSFDSSIAKELIDYGKWITASSVLYFLYREGDDAFVGWFISATALGFYQYAYRIADTPSSEVSEVIASVSFPAFSKLQDKPAELRQTLLATTRVTGFVTIPMSLGIAIVAPSFVPVVLGSEWTRMIRPMQLLALYGLFHSITRNFGSIFKALDRPDILAKLAALRVACIAVLIWPAADLFGIEGVALVVVGVYAFPMLPLDVFVVSRLTQTAPMALVKEWFYPAIAAGIMLGILWQLRRMLEVGPLVELVVLIPSGIVVYTVNCLLFARYLSWRIEDDIRSIGRSLG